The region CGCTTACATCGAGCGCGAGCTGAAGCTCGTCGCTCCGCCCGCTCCCTAACAGCTCACCCGATCCCGCCGCCCGCCACTTCGAGGTGCGCGCCGGTCGTGAAGCTCGAGGCGTCGCTCGCGAAGTAGAGCGCGGCGCCCACGATCTCCTCCGCCTGCCCGCCGCGCTGCAGGAAGATGTTCTGCTTCGCGCGCGCCTCGAACGCGGGTATGTCCCAGGCCTTCGAGATGTCGGTGAGGAACGGGCCGGGGATGATGCAGTTCACCCGGACCTTGGGCCCGAAGTGGTGCGCGAAGCCGACGGTCATCGCGTTCACGGCCGCCTTCGAGCCGGCGTAGGGAATGATCCCGCCGGTCGGGTGCAGCGAGCCGGTGCTCGAGACGAAGATGATCGAGCCCGAGCCGCGCTCGAACATGTGCTTGCCGAGCACGCTCGTCAGGCGGAACGGGCCCTTCATGTTCACGCCGATCACCTTGTCCCAGAGCGCTTCGGTCACGTCCGCGACGTGCTTGTAGAGCGGCGACATGCCCGCGTTGTTCACGAGCACGTCGACGCGGCCGTAGTGCGCGAGCGCGGTCTCGGCGAGCTTCTCGTTCTGCGTCCAGTCGCTGACGTTGCACGCGACGGGGAGCGCGCGGCGGCCCGTGTCCTTGCGCACCTGCTCGGCGAGCTCCTCGCACGAATCGAGCTTGCGGCTCGCGATCACCACGTCGGCGCCCGCTCTCGCGAAGGCGAGGATCATCTCCTTGCCCATGCCGCGGCTGCCGCCGGTCACGAGCGCCACCTTGCCTGATAAGTCGAAGATCTGATTCGCGTCGCGCATGGAGCCTCCCGGTGAGCGCGGCACGGTACCCCGGACGACCCGCTGCGCGAACCGCGCTTGCCTCCCGCACGAACGCCCGCGTAGGCTGCGCGAATGCGAGGAGGGGAGATGGCGGCGCGATCGTGGAGGCAGTCATTAGGCGCCGCAGCGCTTCTGGCGCTGCTCGGGTGTGCGCGAGCGGAGGTCGCCGTGAGCGTGAAGAGCGGGCCGCCCGAGGGCTACGCGCAGCGCGCGATCGAGATGCTGCTGCCGGGGCTGCAGTTCGGCCCCGATGCTGCTTCGCACACGATTCGCGAGCTGCGCAAGGTCGACGTCGCGGGCTCGCATTTCTCACCCGGCGCGAATCGCTGGGTGGTCCACTACTGCGCCGAGTTCGTTAGCTACGCGAGCGAGGAGCTGCAGCGCCGCTGCGACATGAACGTGCAGCTCTACGAGCTCGACTCGAAGAAGTGGGTGGGCTTCGCGTCGGGCGCCGGCACGCTGTATCGCTGGCAGTTGCTGGAGGAGGCGACGCCGAACGACCCGGCCCCCGAGGCTTCCGCTCCGAATGCAACCGAGTAGCGGCCAGGCGCGCCCGCGGCG is a window of Deltaproteobacteria bacterium DNA encoding:
- a CDS encoding SDR family oxidoreductase, whose product is MRDANQIFDLSGKVALVTGGSRGMGKEMILAFARAGADVVIASRKLDSCEELAEQVRKDTGRRALPVACNVSDWTQNEKLAETALAHYGRVDVLVNNAGMSPLYKHVADVTEALWDKVIGVNMKGPFRLTSVLGKHMFERGSGSIIFVSSTGSLHPTGGIIPYAGSKAAVNAMTVGFAHHFGPKVRVNCIIPGPFLTDISKAWDIPAFEARAKQNIFLQRGGQAEEIVGAALYFASDASSFTTGAHLEVAGGGIG